A region of Pseudomonas marginalis DNA encodes the following proteins:
- a CDS encoding DUF2796 domain-containing protein, which translates to MRRLLLALPFALLPLAIAHAADEHDHDHEHGSLGAHEHGVGRLNAVLDGQAMELELDSPAMNLVGFEHLATSAADKAKVAAARKQLETPLALFNLPKAAGCVISSQELNSPLFGDKPEADHDDDDDDHDAKDGAHEHHHDHSEIHAHYQFTCATPTALGNLDLTQVFKTFPATQKIQVQLIGPSGQQGVEATATAATLKF; encoded by the coding sequence ATGCGCCGTCTGTTGCTTGCTTTGCCGTTTGCCCTGTTGCCGCTCGCCATCGCTCATGCCGCCGACGAGCATGACCACGATCACGAACACGGCAGCCTCGGCGCCCACGAGCATGGCGTAGGCCGCCTTAACGCGGTACTCGACGGCCAGGCCATGGAGCTTGAACTGGACAGCCCGGCGATGAACCTGGTGGGCTTCGAACACCTCGCCACCAGCGCAGCCGACAAAGCCAAGGTCGCCGCCGCCCGCAAACAGCTGGAGACCCCACTGGCCCTGTTCAACCTGCCCAAGGCCGCGGGTTGCGTGATCAGCTCCCAGGAACTCAACAGCCCGCTGTTCGGCGACAAACCGGAAGCCGACCACGACGACGATGATGATGACCACGACGCCAAAGACGGCGCCCACGAGCATCATCACGATCACAGTGAAATCCACGCCCACTACCAATTCACCTGCGCCACGCCGACCGCCCTGGGCAACCTGGACCTGACCCAGGTGTTCAAGACCTTCCCCGCCACCCAGAAAATTCAGGTACAACTGATCGGCCCGAGCGGCCAGCAAGGTGTTGAAGCGACGGCCACAGCAGCCACCCTGAAGTTCTGA
- a CDS encoding ABC transporter ATP-binding protein, with protein MTHPLIELSDLGFNWPGHPQLLDIPAFRLEAGETLFLKGPSGSGKTTLLGLLGGVQKPSLGSIRLLGQELTELSAGARDRFRVDHTGYIFQQFNLLPFLSVRENVELPCHFSKLRAQRAKLRHGSVDTAAATLLAHLGLKDKDLLERRADSLSIGQQQRVAAARALIGQPELVIADEPTSALDYDAREAFIRLLFAECREAGASLLFVSHDQSLAPLFDRNLSLAELNRAATPAEV; from the coding sequence ATGACCCACCCATTGATCGAACTGTCTGACCTGGGCTTTAACTGGCCCGGTCACCCACAGTTGCTGGACATCCCCGCGTTCCGCCTGGAAGCGGGGGAAACCCTGTTTCTCAAGGGGCCGAGCGGCAGTGGCAAAACCACCTTGCTCGGCCTGCTCGGCGGTGTGCAGAAGCCCAGCCTGGGCAGTATCCGCCTGCTCGGCCAGGAGCTGACCGAACTTTCGGCCGGCGCCCGGGACCGCTTTCGCGTTGACCACACCGGCTATATCTTCCAGCAGTTCAACCTGCTGCCGTTCCTGTCGGTGCGCGAGAACGTCGAGCTGCCCTGTCACTTTTCCAAGCTGCGCGCGCAACGGGCAAAGCTGCGCCACGGCAGTGTCGACACAGCCGCCGCCACATTGCTGGCGCACCTGGGCCTGAAGGATAAGGACTTGCTGGAGCGCCGCGCCGACTCGCTGTCCATCGGCCAACAGCAACGGGTGGCCGCCGCCCGTGCGCTGATCGGCCAACCGGAGTTGGTGATCGCCGACGAGCCCACCTCGGCCCTGGACTACGACGCCCGCGAAGCCTTCATTCGACTGCTGTTCGCCGAATGCCGCGAAGCCGGCGCCAGCCTGTTGTTTGTCAGCCATGACCAGAGCCTGGCGCCGCTGTTCGACCGCAACCTGTCGCTGGCCGAACTCAATCGCGCCGCCACGCCCGCAGAGGTTTGA